The Arachis ipaensis cultivar K30076 chromosome B05, Araip1.1, whole genome shotgun sequence nucleotide sequence TCAGGAATCAGATAGAAGTAATGGAGATGTTACATGGAAAGAAGAAACGGAGTTTTTTGAATTGGTCGGAACAGATGAATCTCGAAAGAGAACTCAGCCAACAAAGCCTACTAAAATTTTGGTGCAAGATACCAGAATCCATGGCAATAGCCACAAGGGAATAGTGGCAGCACCTGGTATGCAAGAAGGGTATAAGAAAGTAATAGCAACTGAGGAATATTATCAAGAGGAGGAATACGAGCAGAAATTTAATGCTGCAAAAGAGGTGGATCAAACCAACAAGAACATTCTGGGACCTAAAGCATCTAATGAGGAGTACAACCAAAACAAACAGGTGAAGAAGGGAAAGGTCACCGAGATATTTGAGCAGGAAGAGAATGAGAAGGGTGTAAGAGTGGCACCCCAGAATGGAAAAACTGAGAAGAATGCAACTGAAGCGGACCAATCAGGAAGCTTAAAAGATGTGCCTAAGATGCGAGACAAAGTGCAAAAACAATTGCACATTAAGAAATTGGAAGTGGTTGATAGACAAACATCAAGTGAAGTCCAGTTGGGGGAGAGGCTCgaggaaaataagaagaaactgaAAGAGGCTGAAAAGCAAAGTCAGAGTGTGAAAACGCAGAAGCAGCCtgacaaaatcaaagaaaatggaaaaagacaaagagaagcTTTAGTTTTTGGACAAGCAGGGGATAAGGAAAAACTGAAAGATTCTGTGGAGCTAGAAGAGAATGAAGAGCAACTTAAAGAAGAATTTGAAATGGAGGTTAATGAGATAAGACTGCAAGAGGATTTTAAGCAGAGGGAAAAGCAAGCATATGAAAGAGATCTAAACAAAAGGGAACATAATGAGGCTTTTGATGGGTATGGAGACAGGAATACACAAGCTGGTGACAATGAAGGAACCCAGAATGTTCtgcatcaagctccaagagaaGAATGGAATGCTGACATGTTGAACGAGGCTCTAAGGAAAAATGAATTTGAAAGCTCATCAACCCAGACATTTGATGGGGAAGGAAGTTCAATTGTATCAAATGAGGAGGGTAATCACACAGATCGTTTTGAGAATATGGGCAACGATGTTAGTGGAATGGGAGAGGATAACAACTCTGGCAGCAAAGATTTGGATCAAATGCAGGGTATTGAAGTAAAGGGCAACATGAAGATTGCTAAAGCAACTGATGAGACATTAGAAGAAGAGATTGGCAAAAACCTTTTAGCTGCTCAGTCAGCTTCCATCCGATTAGAAAATATTGGAAAACTGAAGGTATCTCAAGAACCTGTTGCTGATAAAGAAATTGGAAAAACAAGATCTGAATGCAAAGGTCAAGAGACTAAACTGGAAGATCTAAGGGTGGAAAATCAAGCGGCAAATAAAAAAGTCAGAGTGCCTGAAATAATCCTAGGTGATAAACAGGATTTGCGGCCCACATCAGGAAAGGTGGATGATGGCATGATGAAGGCTGATTATGGAAGGAATACAGCAGCTAAAGGTGGCACAATGCTGGAAGCTGTAAATGTCCAGGGAACTGCTCAATCTACAGAGATAAAAGAAAAAAGTCTCAATGAAACTTCTGCCACTGTACCAAAGGATGCTGAAAGaatgagaagagaaagagagtcaGAAAAAGACCGTCTTAGAAAGATAGAAGAGGAGCAGGACagggaaagggaaagggaaagggaaagaagggaaagaTGAGGGAGGGGGAGTGTTGATAGAGCAACTTTCGAGGCTCGTGACAGGGCATATGCTGAAGCTTGTGAGAGAGCAGAAAGGGCTGCATTTGAGAGAGCAACTGCGGAAGCTCGACAAAGGGCATTGGCTGAGGCCAGGGAAAGACTTGAGAAGGCATGTGCTGAGGCCAGGGATTGGTCATACGCTGATAAGGTAGCTACCGAGGCTAGATTGAAAGCAGAACGGGCTGCTGTTGAACGAGCAACTGCAGAAGCTCAGGAGCGTGCCAAGGAGAAATTAAAAGTTGAGAGGGCTGCATTTGAGTCCAGAGAACGGTTACAAAGATCTGTATCAGACCAATATGCTGCTTCTTCGAGAAATTGTGGAACACAAGTCTGTTCACCCTCTGTAAGTATCCCCAGAATTCTGCTAGAGATAAGTTGCTTAATTTCCATCTAAAGTTCTGATGACTCAAATGGCAGGATACTCAGTTTCAAAACTTCAGCTCATCTGCAGGTTCCAGACATCCATATTCTCTTTATGGTGGTATGTAAAATGCAAAACTCCTCCCATTCTTTAGTATAAATTCTCATTGAACATTCTACCACATGAAGCTCGATAAACTCTTAACGAGAAATTGTTCTTTGCTTAAAGCTTCCTCCTTTTCCGAGAGATCTGAAGTAGAAGGTGAATCAGCCCGGAGATGTAGATCTAGACTGGAGAGACACCGCCGAACAGCTGAGCGTGCAGTAAGATATTCAATCTTTTAACAATTCACATATAAAATGTTCACATTCAATGGTGTGCTCACGAGTTTTATGGAAATTCTAGGCAAAAGCTTTGGCAGAAAAGAACATGCGTGACCATCTGGCTCAGAAGGAGCAAGCTGAAAGACATGTAAGTATGTCGCACTTTATTTCCAGGTTCTCAATTATTGTTTCTATCATTGTGTTTCATTGATTACTTAAGTCTGATGCTGTTTTCAGAGACTAGCTGAGACTCTGGATGCTGAAGTAAAGAGGTGGTCAAGTGGAAAAGAAGGGAACTTGCGTGCATTACTTTCTACCTTGCAATATGTAGGTTGAAAATTCCAAATGCACATGCAAATATTTGTAGGTTCTGGCTGAGTCATTTGGTTTGCTTGGTCATGATGCTCTTAAGTCCTTTTTATTTAGGACCTTTTGAGTTTCAATGGGCAGCATCCCATGAGATATCCTAGTTCTGAATAATCTAGACTTTGATTGTTTTAAGCTGTAGACACTTGACACTACTGTCTTGTTCCCTTTCCTAACTTGTATTCTTTATCAGATCCTTGGACCTGACTCTGGGTGGCAGCCAATCCCATTGACGGAGGTCATTACTTCCGCAGCTGTAAAAAAAGCTTATAGGAAGGCTACCCTTTGTGTTCATCCTGACAAATTACAGCAACGTGGAGCAAGTGTTCAACACAAATACATATGTGAAAAGGTCTTTGATCTTTTGAAGGTATGTCCATGTGTGAATACCTATCCTCTTTAAGAATGCTCCCCGAGGATTGAGTTAAAATTTTAGAGAGGGAAAAAAAAAGGGTTTGAAGAGTAAAATTTTTACCCTCTAAACCctttctctccctcctctctaaAATCGTAACTCAAACACACACCCGTAGTTTTCAGTATTTATATGTATGAAGGAAATTCTAGCCCGTGTGCTATTGCATGGAAATTTAAGAAATTCACAAGTAAATAGATATAGATCATGAGCCTATACTGGCTTCTCTATGACCAAATTACGGAATCCCTTTAATGTTCTAACCATTATTATGAATGGAAACACCATGAAAACCAGTTGGCAGCATGCCGCTGAAGCCACATTTTAGCAAACAATTCATGATCCATTTGAAGACCATGCCATAGTGTTCTCAAGGTTGCATGCTCTGAAGGGAGGGGCCGAGTGGTGTCAGTTTGTTTGGGTTTATGTGATGTGTATGAGTGAATCCTAAGTGAGGGACTTTTAAGAGATGCAATTGAGTGGACAGGTGGTGTGCAAAGGCAACAACAGATTTTTTTCATTTGTTGAGGGGGAAATATATTCTTGAAGGTGACCCCGCAATAAACTAAACTATGGTCCACAATGTGAGGGAGCAGGTCCCAGTTACTAGACTACTAGGCCAATGGACAACATTGTTGAATGTTAAGtgataaaaagttaaaaacccTGGTGGCCACGCTTGAATCTTTAGTTGGAAGCCACTTAACTATTTTACGTGGCAGACATTAGAAGGTGGTCTGTGTGGTGAACTGAAAAGAATGACGATGGTAAAAGGATCATTCGAGTAATGTGAGATTAGTTGTATGGGGATCACTTTTTGTGGCTGCAATCTAGGTTTCCAGCTTGCTCTCTGTTTGATTATTAAAATATGGCGCATGTAATGCACACGAAGCTTTAGTGTTGCTTCATTCCTTCAACGTGATTTGCTTGTCAAATTCAGAAAAATGGATAATCAAGTCGTCCTTTGAATTGTCTGCGCTCCATATAATAAGTCAGCAATTGAATGCGCTGTTTAATATTTTGATCTTTTTCACACAACTATTCTGGTGTCTCTACCAATAATTCATTTAATAAACAAATAACAAATAACCATATGTGAAACTTTTGAATGTCAGCCATTTTCAGTATCTTTTGTTATTATTTGACTAGTACAAAcactaaattatttttaacaaataaattttattaatctatGTATACAAACTCTGAAAAATGTGAATGTAAACTGTATTGATTTGTGTGTAAAATCTGGTAAATATAGATGTAAATTATGTTTTTTGTGTACAAAATTTTGGTAAATATGTATACAAATTATTGTTGGTTAAGTGTTAGctaaaaatgataatatttgttAGTCATGTAGCATTCCTCTAAAATAATATATGCTGAAATATAATTAAAAGCTTTGCTTATTCAAATGCTTAATCCAACAAAGTCGTTCATGGATAGGGATGAAACCTCAAATTGAAGTCAATTATGGGCATCTAAAGTCTAAGCACGAAGCAGGATCAATGTGATGCCTTCTTATGGATGAATTTATATTTTACTTGTTTCACTCTTCCAAGATCATGATTTTTATGATAGACGACAATTGCTAAACTAAACAGTACATTtaaaaataagct carries:
- the LOC107640147 gene encoding LOW QUALITY PROTEIN: auxilin-related protein 2 (The sequence of the model RefSeq protein was modified relative to this genomic sequence to represent the inferred CDS: substituted 1 base at 1 genomic stop codon) codes for the protein METLAHSRQPNKPAVPLSGKINAGGFSGKTLYDDIYGGPPPKLVASGLSPRFEDYSEIFGSFHAPRASSIPVLDLPAVDEADAFFDPRSSAFSYTEVFGALDFAASFEDLFHQPNGFDGVSSDEAWTPEDTDSFSGESDHFANNQTMPNRDYFQSVDGDTEFNISYHNANGASTEHRSKGKSHMTQMHEIPGSTLVYDETIMFHKNDPSFGADKVKANHPRKTSRPRNFTSRERAFLSDVNLHNDSHSAEMFITVSDISLRSMPSQVPPPSRPPPILDAKNRDPYGFHPNSRQVASEETRRDTSPPLFDVEVDTNASAAATKEATQKGEARLQSAKEMKERKKGAHDSRVESSYDVKDSERKTRSNCFNDGTLQETCDRRTSKLRFSASDERQKGGKAAPETPDTMEGKRILNMFTEEHPNESRSSQESDRSNGDVTWKEETEFFELVGTDESRKRTQPTKPTKILVQDTRIHGNSHKGIVAAPGMQEGYKKVIATEEYYQEEEYEQKFNAAKEVDQTNKNILGPKASNEEYNQNKQVKKGKVTEIFEQEENEKGVRVAPQNGKTEKNATEADQSGSLKDVPKMRDKVQKQLHIKKLEVVDRQTSSEVQLGERLEENKKKLKEAEKQSQSVKTQKQPDKIKENGKRQREALVFGQAGDKEKLKDSVELEENEEQLKEEFEMEVNEIRLQEDFKQREKQAYERDLNKREHNEAFDGYGDRNTQAGDNEGTQNVLHQAPREEWNADMLNEALRKNEFESSSTQTFDGEGSSIVSNEEGNHTDRFENMGNDVSGMGEDNNSGSKDLDQMQGIEVKGNMKIAKATDETLEEEIGKNLLAAQSASIRLENIGKLKVSQEPVADKEIGKTRSECKGQETKLEDLRVENQAANKKVRVPEIILGDKQDLRPTSGKVDDGMMKADYGRNTAAKGGTMLEAVNVQGTAQSTEIKEKSLNETSATVPKDAERMRRERESEKDRLRKIEEEQDRERERERERRERXGRGSVDRATFEARDRAYAEACERAERAAFERATAEARQRALAEARERLEKACAEARDWSYADKVATEARLKAERAAVERATAEAQERAKEKLKVERAAFESRERLQRSVSDQYAASSRNCGTQVCSPSDTQFQNFSSSAGSRHPYSLYGASSFSERSEVEGESARRCRSRLERHRRTAERAAKALAEKNMRDHLAQKEQAERHRLAETLDAEVKRWSSGKEGNLRALLSTLQYILGPDSGWQPIPLTEVITSAAVKKAYRKATLCVHPDKLQQRGASVQHKYICEKVFDLLKVCPCVNTYPL